The Salvia miltiorrhiza cultivar Shanhuang (shh) chromosome 2, IMPLAD_Smil_shh, whole genome shotgun sequence DNA window CGAGACCCACATCCGACTCATCCACCGTCTCACCCGAAACGCCCTAACCCATGGCAAACGCATCATCTTTGGTGGTGGATCCACACAGCTCCTCAATGCAGCCCTCTACGCCCTCTCCGCCAACCTCTCCTCCCCTGCAAGTGTCGTTGCAGCCGTCCCTTTCTACCCGGTTCGTCTCCCATCATAACCTTAACATTCCCTCGTTTATAAAATCCTCACCATTCTCTTGTTTCCATCTGCAGCTTTACAAGCAACAGGCAGATTTCTTCCAGAACAACAACTACAAGTTTCAAGGGGACGCCTGGCTGATGAGGAACTCAAATTCGAACGTGATCGAGTTCGTCACCTCCCCCAACAATCCAGATGGGAATCTAAGGGAGCCTGTCTGCAAAGGACCTTCTGCCAGACCTATTTATGATCATGCCTATTATTGGCCTCATTTTTCAGCAATTCCTTCCCCTTCTGATGAAGATATCATGATCTTTACCATGTCTAAGCTCACCGGTCACGCTGGAAGCAGACTCGGGTAACCATTCATCACTCTCTTCCTACTTGATTTTCCCAATTTTTCATCAAATCAAAACCAAAAACACAATAACAAATCATATAAAAATAGGCAATAAATGTTGCAAGTTCTAATCAAGGCTGCAACCTCCCCTGTTTTTACCACATTGCTTAAATAACATTCAGCAACTTATCGATCTTTTTTAACATTTCATCACATATCTTAGTATATAAAAACCAATGATTCATGTCCCATTTCACCATATAATCAGTAACCAAATCATACTATAATAAATCCATTCAATAATTTGGAAAATCACTATTGTTAGTTCTAAGTTCTAACCAAGGCTGCAAATCTCTTTcctccaaaaaaagaaaagaaaaaaaaaggttgcAAATCTCCCCTGTTTTACCTCATTGCCTTATTACATTAAGAATTGATCGATATCTTGCAAGATCGAATGGGATAAAATAGTATACGAAAACAACTGATTTCTTGATCTAAAACGACAGATGGGCTTTCGTGAAAGATGAGGAAATATACACAAAGATGCAGATGTACATAACGGTAGCAGAAATGGGAATCTCGAGAGAGGCTCAGGTAAGAGCTCTGCAGCTTATGAAAACAATTCTTCATGGAGATGGCAAGGATCTCTTCAATTACGCATTCGAGAAGATGAGCGATCGTTGGGGGAAAGTGAGGCAGATTTTCTCCAAGTCGAAGCGTTTCTCCATTCAAGAAATCCCACCATTGTACTGCAACTTCTTTGAGAGAGTGAGGGGAGCATCTCCAGGTTGACTCAATTcttgaatatattaattttaaaatgttagAATATTTATATAGGTTATTATGGCAGGTTATGCATGGGTGAAATGTGAAAGAGAAGAAGACATAGATTGCAGCGGTGTTCTCCTGGCAGCAAACATCATCGGGCGGGAAGGTAGCAGGTTCAACAGCGACGACCGTCACGTTCGTCTCAGCCTGCTCAAGTCCAACGACGACTTCAATTTACTCATCAATCGTCTCCACAAATTAGTGGATCAGGAACAAGCCGTCTCAAGCTTCTAAGGATCAATCTCCGAGTTGATCCTCatttatatagaaaatataattcaaaatttcTATTGTTAGCATAAGAGGGAAATGGAGATGTATTGTTAATCCTGTGTTAAGGGTGGTTGGTTGTGTTTCCTATAAATTATTCAACTTTAAAGTAATGTAATTGCCTTGCTTCTCGTGTTCAATGTATCAAATTAGGATTCCACATTTCCACTTGCTTTCACACACACAAGTGGTGTTTCGTCTTGATACTACTCATTTATTTCAAAGAAATTTGCGGGGAGGGGAGAGGTATCGTTTTCTTTGCAACGAGCAGAGGAAAACAGAAttgaaaatgactattttatgAGTATAGGgggaaaaatataaaataaaattaaaacaaatactccctccattccagCTTTTAATTAGTATAGTGGCACGAGGTTTAATAGAATGGTTGGGTGTATTGTGAATGAAATAAAGatctcacattttatgtgaatgttaaaataattaaagtggagcaaAAGTTCcatctacttttactaaaaCTAAAAATGAATACCAAAATGTGAGACGTCCAGAAAAGgaaatatgaatattaaaagaTGGGACGAAGGGAGGGAGACGCCCCTTGCCTTCTATATAGTTTAGTGAATGGTAGGAGATATTTATGTTGTGATGGAGCTCAATGTTATGCACTTATTTTGTCATATAGATCTTGTACTATTAAAATTGTATTGAAATTATTCGATTTGCAAGTATGGTAGCTGTGGATGACAAGTTTTATAACTTATTGATATTAAATCacgaaacaatagggccggatggccctatgGAGCTTACAAACTCAATTTTTAGCCCTCAAttgaaaaaactaaaatttagcCATTTTTTAAGTGGTATGACTAACTTACCCTTTTAACTCGTTAAGGGTTATAGGACATCTTCGGCGGAATGGATTTAACGTTGTCCAGCAGACAGGCGGCGGGAGGCAGCGACGATCTGAGTTTGGGGCGGATATTCATTTGCGGCGAAGGGCGCAACCATCACTGTTAGGTTGCGATCGGAATTCACACAGTAGAGGAATTGTGGATCTGGATAATTGATTTTAATTCCAGATGCCAGAGGTCTCAGATTCTGTTATCTTGCAGAGTTTTACAAGCCGCACTAGAAAATATGGGATTGGAATCAACAGAGTTTTGATTTTTCGATATAATACAAGCttcattttgttttctttttgccTTTTCTAATTAAACAAAAACTCTCGAGAGTACCTCTTGATTTGAGATACTTCTTTTTTCTTTGAAGCAATTTGATATATTTGTttgtttagattatccatttaggatttttgtttgtttgtttgtttcatgtgcttcatcttcttcacatcaTGATTTATTGATTCTAttgatgttgtttctgtatttgttcTGCACgaatggcactattagtgccataagtgccaaaatgatgattttaaacacttccccgtagggtttagatattccatttagggttttttgtttgtttgtttgtttcatgTGCTTCATCTTCTTTACATcctgatttcttgattctattgttgttgtttttgtatttgtactacacgtatggcactaatagtgtcataagtgccaagaggaccattttatttggttttattttgaatttctgttggcacttatggaactattagtgtcatataagtgctaaaaagatcattttactttgttttattttgaatttcccttggcacttatgacactattactgccataagtgtcaagattttacttgattttgTTTTGGATTTCCCTtaacacttatggcactattagtgccataagtgtcaagattttacttgattttattttggatttccattGGCACTTATGGCCCTAAGTgtcaaaatgaccattttacttggttttattttggatttccgttggcacttatggcactaatagtgccaacggaaatccaaaataaaatcaagtaaaatattgtcacttatggcactaatagtgtcataagtgcctaacccgacccggcatgcaacccgcgtgcctgatcctacccggtccgcctcattaagggtaaaaacgtctgaaatcaataaaaatggccaaattttatgttttttcaatgagtggccataaattgtgttttatactTCATTTTGgttacttcaaaatttta harbors:
- the LOC131010969 gene encoding tryptophan aminotransferase-related protein 4-like, which codes for MGSSYCWLSLLLLSSAILNIYFVSNSYIEGKGKVKVKVGWSEEAAAKAEEVASINCSNHGRAYLDGVISEEDGKPVCECNTCYGGSDCSLLSPNCAANADSGDPLFLEPFWMQHAASSGVVVAGWHRMSYVFPDSTYISQQLETHIRLIHRLTRNALTHGKRIIFGGGSTQLLNAALYALSANLSSPASVVAAVPFYPLYKQQADFFQNNNYKFQGDAWLMRNSNSNVIEFVTSPNNPDGNLREPVCKGPSARPIYDHAYYWPHFSAIPSPSDEDIMIFTMSKLTGHAGSRLGWAFVKDEEIYTKMQMYITVAEMGISREAQVRALQLMKTILHGDGKDLFNYAFEKMSDRWGKVRQIFSKSKRFSIQEIPPLYCNFFERVRGASPGYAWVKCEREEDIDCSGVLLAANIIGREGSRFNSDDRHVRLSLLKSNDDFNLLINRLHKLVDQEQAVSSF